AGTGAATAAAGGAATGGCTTAATAGTAGAACCTACCTGACGGCGTCCCATTCCTGCCATATCATACTGGAAGAATGCATAGTTCGGTCCGCCTACATACGCTTTTACTGCTCCTGTAGTTGGGTCCATAGACATAAATCCGGCTCTAAGGAAATACTTATAATATTTAATTGAATCCAATGGAGTCATCACGGTATCTTTCACACCGTGCCATGTAAAGACAGACATCTGTTCAGGAGTCTTAAATGCCTTCATAATATCGCTCTCAGAGAATCCGGCATTCTTCATTGTGTTATAGCGTTCAGACTGTTTCAAGGATCTCATTATGATATCATTAACCTGACTCTTGGTCAACTGACTAGAGAATGGAGCCGAGCTTCTGCCTCTCTTTTCTTTAAAGAACAGAGGTTGCAGGAAATGTCCCACATGTTCTTCCACAGCTTCTTCGGCATATTGCTGCATGTGTGAATCAATTGTGGTGAAGATTTTCAAACCATCGGAATAAATATTGTAATTGGTTCCGTCTTTCTTCTTGTTCTTTGAGCACCATCCGTAAAGTGGATTATGTTCCCATGCCAAAGAATCTTCATAGAACCGTTGAGTCTGCCATGAAGCATAATCTACTCTGTGAGGCTCTTTAGCAGTCATTATCATACGAAGATATTCGCGGAAGTAAGTAGCCAGACCTTCTTTATGATCTACACGATGGAAGTTCAGTCTCAAAGGAATATCCATCAGTGAGTCTCTTTCTTCTTCAGTAATATAATCAGCTTTTCTCATCTGATCAAGCACCACATTACGGCGTTGCTCTACAAGTTCCCGGCGACGCACAGGGTTATACAAAGAGGAATTCTTACACATTCCCACCAAAGTGGCAGCTTCTTCAATCTTTAAATCAGCAGGTTCTTTTGAGAAGTAAGTATATGATGCTGTTTTAACACCAACGGCATTATTACCAAAGTCGTACTTATTAAAGTACATAGTCAGAAGTTCTTCCTTAGTATAGTAACGTTCAAGCTTTACCGCAATCACCCATTCAATAGGTTTCTGAAACAAGCGTTCTATAAAGTTACCTGCCCCGGGTGAATAAAGCTGTTTGGAAAGCTGTTGGGTAATAGTACTACCACCACCGGCATTTTTCTGAAACAGCAATCCACGTTTTACGATAGCACGTCCCAGTGCACGAATATCAATACCCGAGTGTTCTTCAAAACGTACATCTTCAGTGGCAATCAATGCATTAACCAAGGATTTAGACATATCTTTATAACCTACATATACACGGTTTTCCTTACTTAACGACCAGGTTCCAAGAGTTTTTCCGTCACTCGACAAAATTTCTGTAGCAAATTTATAGTTAGGATTTTCTAATTCTTCCACATCAGGCATATAGCCAATCCACCCCCATGCTATAAAACAAAAAATAACTGCAGATAATGCAATAAAAGACCCGAACGCTATCCACAGCCATCGGACCAATCTTTTTATAGATCCAGGAGTACCTTTAACCTCAACTTGATTCATTTTTCCAATTTCTTAGTTTGGCACAAAATTATAATAAATCTTTTAATTAAAAGAACTTTCTAATAATCATTTTTTTCCATACCTTTACGCTCCGTATTTTACATTCAATGATAAATAGATAAGAATATGGAAAATAGAAGTTTAGTAACTATCGCCGAGCATTCAAAAGAAAAAATCCTCTATCTTCTGGAGATGGCAAAGCAGTTCGAAAACAATCCAAACCGAAAAATCCTGGACGGAAAAGTTGTAGCAACTCTCTTTTTTGAACCTTCTACCCGTACCCGACTAAGTTTTGAAACAGCTGTAAACCGATTGGGGGGACGTATTATTGGTTTCTCGGATGCATCAACCACAAGTTCATCGAAAGGCGAAACATTGAAAGACACCATTATGATGGTTAGCAACTATGCAGATCTCATTGTTATGCGTCATCATTTGGAAGGCGCAGCAAGATATGCAAGTGAGGTTGCTCCTATACCTATTATAAATGCGGGTGACGGAGCCAATCAGCATCCTTCACAGACAATGCTCGACCTCTATTCCATCCAAAAGACTCAGGGCACTCTTGAAAATCTGAATATATTCCTTGTAGGTGATTTGAAATATGGACGTACCGTTCACTCCTTGATTATGGCTATGCGTCATTTCAACCCAACATTTCATTTCATTGCTCCGGATGAATTAAAGATGCCCGAAGAATATAAGATTTACTGCAACGAGCATAATATTAAGTATGTAGAGCATACCGATTTTACTGAAGAAATCATTGCCGATGCGGATATTTTATACATGACACGCGTACAACGTGAACGTTTCACTGATCTGATGGAATATGAACGTGTGAAGAATGTATACATATTAAAGAATAAGATGTTGGAACATACCCGTCCTAATCTGCGCATACTTCATCCGCTTCCACGTGTAAACGAGATTGCTTATGATGTGGACGATAACGAGAAAGCTTATTATTTCCAACAAGCCCGCAACGGACTGTTTGCCCGTCAGGCTATTATTTGTGATGTACTTGGTATTACTTTAGATGAAATCAAGGAATAAACACGCATCATAACTTATTTATTTTTTCATTATTAATCAATCATTTAATTCAATGAGCGAAATTAGACAAGAACTACAGGTTGCTGCTCTGAAGAACGGCACTGTAATAGACCATATACCATCAGGAAAACTCTTCACCATAGTTTCTTTACTGGGACTTGAACGGATGGAATGTAACATCACAATTGGCTATAACCTTGACAGTAAAAAGCTGGGCAAGAAAGGTATCATTAAAATTGCAGATAAATTCTTCGACGATGAAGAAATTAACCGCATTTCTGTAGTTGCACCGCATGTAAAGCTTAACATTATCCGCAACTATGAAGTGGTAGAAAAAAAGGAAGTCAACATGCCCGACGATCTGAAAGGTATCGTAAAATGTGCAAATCCAAAATGCATTACCAACAACGAACCAATGGCTACTCTTTTTCATGTGATCGATAAAAATAAATGTATTATCAAGTGTCACTATTGTGAGAAGGAACTGAGAAAGGAAGATATTGTGATTTTACAACGTAGAATTTTATAATGAAGCAAGACTGGAAACCGGGAACTATGATTTACCCGCTACCTGCAGTATTAGTTAGTTGTGGCAGCGAGGAAAGCGAATATAATATTATCACAGTGGCATGGGTGGGTACAATTTGTACCAATCCGCCAATGTGTTATATTTCCGTGCGCCCTGAACGCCACTCCTATCCTATCCTAAAAAAGAATATGGAGTTTGTAATCAATCTGACTACAAAGGACATGGCTTTTGCAACAGACTGGTGTGGTGTGCGTTCTGGAAAGAATTATAATAAGTTTGCCGAAATGAAGCTTACCCCGGGCAAGGCATCTGTAGTAAATGCTCCAATCATTGAAGAGTCACCTCTTTGTATTGAATGCCGGGTAAAAGAAGTTATTTCACTGGGTTCGCACGATATGTTTATAGCCGATGTGGTAAATGTAAAAGCAGATGATAGGTTCATGAATGCCAAAACCGGTAAATTTGAGTTTTCAAAAAGCAATCCTTTGGTATATGTACACGGTAACTATTTTGATCTGGGAGAAAATATAGGTAAATTTGGTTGGTCGGTAGAGAAAAAGAAATAAGCATGAAGAAAGCATTCCTACTATTTTTGATTATTGGATGGAGTCTTTGCGGCTTTGCGCAGGAAATCGCAACAGGAACACACTCAAAAAAGGTCAACTTTGGTATAAAGGGGGGCTTTAATACAGCGATGTACTTTGTTGATGAGTTTAAAATCAAAGACATTACAATCAACGATATCCAGAACAACTATAAGGTAGGCTACTTTGGAGGAATGTTTATGAGAATAAATATGAAGAAACATTTTATTGAACCAGAGCTTTCTTATATTGTGAGTAAAAGTGAAATTTCTTTTGATAAAAAAGGTTCCCAACATCCTGATATTGAACCCGACTATGCAAGCATAAACTCTACAATTCATGCCGTTGAGCTCCCAGTACTGTACGGATACAATTTTATAAAAGAAGGACCTTATGGTATGGCGTTCTTTATTGGACCCAAGTTTCAGTATGTATGGAACAAAAAGAGTAAGCTTGAGTTTACTAACTTCGATCAGAAAGGAATAGAAGAAAAGCTGCATCCGTTTAATATTAACGCCGTAGCCGGAGTTGGAGTAAATATCTCAAATATATTCTTTGATTTTCGTTATGAGTTGGGACTAAGGAATATCTCCAAGTCGGTTACATACATAGAATCTAACGGAGACGGATCAGAAAATGTTGCCAATATGATATTCAAAAGAAGAAGTAACCTACTCAGTTTCTCACTAGGAGTTATCTTTTAATCTTTTATTTTTTTTCTTTATTCGCTTTTAAATCCACTTTTTTTTGGTTACTTTTGTGCGCTTAATAAAGAATCTCGAGTAAAACACTTATTATCATCATATTTAGAATGAAAAGAGACGATTTAATTTTCGACATCATCGAAAGAGAGCATCAAAGACAGCTCAAAGGTATCGAGCTGATTGCATCAGAAAATTTTGTGAGTGACCAAGTTATGCAAGCCATGGGTTCTTGCCTAACAAACAAATACGCTGAAGGCTATCCCGGAAAACGTTATTACGGCGGTTGCGAGGTAGTTGACGAAAGCGAGCAACTTGCTATTGACAGACTAAAGGAAATCTTTGGAGCTGAATGGGCAAATGTTCAACCACACTCCGGAGCACAAGCTAACGCAGCAGTATTTCTTGCTGTATTAAACCCAGGAGACAAGTTTATGGGTTTGAATCTTGCACACGGCGGTCACCTGTCTCACGGTTCATTAGTTAATACTTCAGGTCTTATTTACACTCCTTGCGAATATAACGTAAAAGAAGAAACTGGTCGCGTAGACTATGACCAAATGGAAGAAGTAGCACTTCGTGAACAACCTAAAATGATTATTGGTGGTGGTTCTGCTTATTCTCGTGAATGGGATTACAAACGTATGCGTCAGATTGCTGATAAAGTTGGAGCAATCCTTATGATTGACATGGCTCACCCAGCAGGTCTTATCGCAGCAGGTTTATTGGAAAACCCATTGAGATGGGCTCACATCGTGACTTCTACTACACACAAAACTCTTCGTGGTCCTCGTGGTGGTGTTATCCTGATGGGTGAAGATTTCCCAAATCCATGGGGAAAGAAAACTCCAAAGGGAGAAGTTAAAATGATGTCTCAGTTGCTTGATTCCGCTGTATTCCCAGGAATCCAGGGTGGTCCGCTAGAGCACGTAATTGCTGCTAAAGCTGTTGCTTTCGGCGAATGTTTGCAACCAGAATATAAGGAATACCAAAAACAAGTTCAGAAGAATGCTGCTGTATTGGCACAAGCTTTAATTGACAGAGGTTTCACTATCATCTCCGGAGGTACAGATAATCACTCTATGTTAGTTGACTTGCGTAGCAAATATCCTGATTTAACAGGTAAAATCGCAGAGAAAGCATTGGTTTCTGCAGATATTACAGCAAACAAGAACATGGTTCCATTTGATACTCGTTCTGCATTCCAGACTTCAGGTATCCGTTTGGGAACTCCTGCTATCACAACCCGTGGTGCTAAGGAAGACTTAATGGTAGAGATTGCTGAAATGATTGAAACTGTTCTTTCTAACATCGATAATGAAGCTGTTATCACTTCAGTTCGTAAAAGAGTAAACAAAACAATGGAAAAATACCCATTATTTGCTTATTAATAGGATTCTTAATCCTGTACAAAATATAAATAGAGCGGCTAATAACTAGTCGCTCTATTTCATTTTATATACTTATCTCATTAGATAACAGATTTCCTGTTGGGGTATTAATCAATTAACGCTGAGAAACTAACTATTTGCAAAGGAGGTTTCTGAGAAAACATGTACATGTTTAGGGGCAAACATGTACAAGATTGATTCCAAACATGTACATGTTCAGGGCAAACGCATTATAATAATTACTTAAAATGATTATATATATTACCTAATAAATGCATGTTATATTATTAATATTAAAGCTTTAAACATTTTTCTAAGTTAAT
This genomic interval from uncultured Bacteroides sp. contains the following:
- the glyA gene encoding serine hydroxymethyltransferase, which translates into the protein MKRDDLIFDIIEREHQRQLKGIELIASENFVSDQVMQAMGSCLTNKYAEGYPGKRYYGGCEVVDESEQLAIDRLKEIFGAEWANVQPHSGAQANAAVFLAVLNPGDKFMGLNLAHGGHLSHGSLVNTSGLIYTPCEYNVKEETGRVDYDQMEEVALREQPKMIIGGGSAYSREWDYKRMRQIADKVGAILMIDMAHPAGLIAAGLLENPLRWAHIVTSTTHKTLRGPRGGVILMGEDFPNPWGKKTPKGEVKMMSQLLDSAVFPGIQGGPLEHVIAAKAVAFGECLQPEYKEYQKQVQKNAAVLAQALIDRGFTIISGGTDNHSMLVDLRSKYPDLTGKIAEKALVSADITANKNMVPFDTRSAFQTSGIRLGTPAITTRGAKEDLMVEIAEMIETVLSNIDNEAVITSVRKRVNKTMEKYPLFAY
- a CDS encoding transglycosylase domain-containing protein, whose translation is MNQVEVKGTPGSIKRLVRWLWIAFGSFIALSAVIFCFIAWGWIGYMPDVEELENPNYKFATEILSSDGKTLGTWSLSKENRVYVGYKDMSKSLVNALIATEDVRFEEHSGIDIRALGRAIVKRGLLFQKNAGGGSTITQQLSKQLYSPGAGNFIERLFQKPIEWVIAVKLERYYTKEELLTMYFNKYDFGNNAVGVKTASYTYFSKEPADLKIEEAATLVGMCKNSSLYNPVRRRELVEQRRNVVLDQMRKADYITEEERDSLMDIPLRLNFHRVDHKEGLATYFREYLRMIMTAKEPHRVDYASWQTQRFYEDSLAWEHNPLYGWCSKNKKKDGTNYNIYSDGLKIFTTIDSHMQQYAEEAVEEHVGHFLQPLFFKEKRGRSSAPFSSQLTKSQVNDIIMRSLKQSERYNTMKNAGFSESDIMKAFKTPEQMSVFTWHGVKDTVMTPLDSIKYYKYFLRAGFMSMDPTTGAVKAYVGGPNYAFFQYDMAGMGRRQVGSTIKPFLYSLAMENGFTPCDVTRNVEQTLYTGAGEPWTPKNASRARYGEMVTLKWGLANSNNWISAYLMSRLNASSLVRLIHKFGVKNRNIVASPSLCLGPCEISVGEMVSAYTAFVNNGLRCDPMLVTKIEDSEGNVIAKFHPQMEEVISASSAAKMLTMLRAVINEGTGGRVRRYTRADVGGKTGTTQRNSDGWFVGFTPKLVSGCWVGGEDRDIHFDTMIYGQGASMALPIWGIFMKKVYADKSLGYSESDVFPYASQNVCGNDSTAVGPPGGMDSLFAQ
- the pyrB gene encoding aspartate carbamoyltransferase, which produces MENRSLVTIAEHSKEKILYLLEMAKQFENNPNRKILDGKVVATLFFEPSTRTRLSFETAVNRLGGRIIGFSDASTTSSSKGETLKDTIMMVSNYADLIVMRHHLEGAARYASEVAPIPIINAGDGANQHPSQTMLDLYSIQKTQGTLENLNIFLVGDLKYGRTVHSLIMAMRHFNPTFHFIAPDELKMPEEYKIYCNEHNIKYVEHTDFTEEIIADADILYMTRVQRERFTDLMEYERVKNVYILKNKMLEHTRPNLRILHPLPRVNEIAYDVDDNEKAYYFQQARNGLFARQAIICDVLGITLDEIKE
- a CDS encoding flavin reductase family protein yields the protein MKQDWKPGTMIYPLPAVLVSCGSEESEYNIITVAWVGTICTNPPMCYISVRPERHSYPILKKNMEFVINLTTKDMAFATDWCGVRSGKNYNKFAEMKLTPGKASVVNAPIIEESPLCIECRVKEVISLGSHDMFIADVVNVKADDRFMNAKTGKFEFSKSNPLVYVHGNYFDLGENIGKFGWSVEKKK
- a CDS encoding porin family protein, translated to MKKAFLLFLIIGWSLCGFAQEIATGTHSKKVNFGIKGGFNTAMYFVDEFKIKDITINDIQNNYKVGYFGGMFMRINMKKHFIEPELSYIVSKSEISFDKKGSQHPDIEPDYASINSTIHAVELPVLYGYNFIKEGPYGMAFFIGPKFQYVWNKKSKLEFTNFDQKGIEEKLHPFNINAVAGVGVNISNIFFDFRYELGLRNISKSVTYIESNGDGSENVANMIFKRRSNLLSFSLGVIF
- the pyrI gene encoding aspartate carbamoyltransferase regulatory subunit, producing MSEIRQELQVAALKNGTVIDHIPSGKLFTIVSLLGLERMECNITIGYNLDSKKLGKKGIIKIADKFFDDEEINRISVVAPHVKLNIIRNYEVVEKKEVNMPDDLKGIVKCANPKCITNNEPMATLFHVIDKNKCIIKCHYCEKELRKEDIVILQRRIL